One genomic segment of Flavobacteriaceae bacterium includes these proteins:
- a CDS encoding 3-deoxy-7-phosphoheptulonate synthase produces MENTKELGNWVSGFGLSHPLVIAGPCSAETEEQVVRIATELKDSDATVLRAGIWKPRTRPGNFEGVGALGLKWMQAAKQETGMLTATEVANPNHVDLALKYDIDILWLGARTTVSPFIVQEIADALKGTDKIVLVKNPVNPDLPLWLGAIERLYTSNIQKLGAIHRGFSTYEKTRYRNNPNWQIPIELQNRFPDLPLICDPSHIAGRRDIIFDICQTALDLNFDGLMIETHDDPDNAWSDAKQQITPITLIQMMEDLKIRKETDTEANYKNALHTLRAQIDVADHQLIEILGKRMQIADSIGILKKSKNVAILQTKRWNEVLEKMVLEGKNHHLSEEFILRIFKAIHQESINHQKKIIQS; encoded by the coding sequence ATGGAAAACACAAAAGAATTAGGAAATTGGGTCTCAGGTTTTGGGTTATCCCACCCGTTGGTAATTGCAGGTCCTTGCAGTGCAGAAACGGAAGAACAAGTAGTAAGAATTGCAACAGAGCTAAAAGATTCGGATGCTACCGTATTAAGAGCAGGTATCTGGAAACCCAGAACCAGACCCGGCAATTTTGAAGGGGTAGGTGCTTTAGGGTTAAAATGGATGCAGGCGGCCAAGCAAGAAACAGGGATGTTAACTGCCACTGAGGTTGCCAACCCAAACCATGTAGATCTGGCTTTAAAATACGATATAGATATCTTATGGTTGGGAGCAAGGACAACGGTAAGTCCTTTTATTGTTCAGGAAATTGCAGATGCCCTTAAAGGAACAGATAAAATTGTACTGGTAAAAAATCCCGTAAACCCTGACTTACCTTTATGGCTAGGAGCTATTGAGCGCTTGTACACTTCAAATATCCAAAAATTAGGAGCCATCCACAGGGGTTTTTCCACATATGAAAAAACAAGGTATCGCAATAATCCTAACTGGCAAATACCTATTGAATTACAAAATCGTTTTCCTGACTTACCATTGATTTGCGATCCCTCACATATTGCCGGAAGAAGAGATATTATTTTTGATATCTGTCAAACTGCTTTAGATTTAAATTTTGACGGGCTGATGATTGAAACACATGATGATCCGGATAATGCATGGTCAGATGCAAAGCAGCAAATCACGCCTATTACATTAATTCAGATGATGGAAGATCTGAAAATAAGAAAAGAAACAGATACGGAAGCAAATTATAAAAATGCATTGCACACCTTACGGGCACAGATAGATGTAGCAGATCATCAGTTAATAGAAATACTAGGAAAGAGGATGCAGATAGCCGATAGTATCGGTATCTTAAAAAAATCTAAAAATGTGGCTATTCTACAGACTAAGCGTTGGAATGAAGTTCTCGAAAAAATGGTTTTGGAAGGAAAAAACCATCATTTAAGTGAGGAATTCATCTTAAGGATTTTTAAAGCAATTCACCAAGAATCGATCAATCATCAAAAAAAAATAATACAATCGTAA
- a CDS encoding Na(+)-translocating NADH-quinone reductase subunit F, producing the protein MQVLTEQELHNLAMNIVGKKLEDMGYEFQAINSQLKKHPQFVLYKKGEPTIFVLVKATNNIQNPETYDVLWMETFKEHAKKQHAKVWFAGVGIANAESIDSPVFKDQPYYVAFNDFIKILE; encoded by the coding sequence ATGCAGGTTTTAACAGAACAAGAGTTACACAATCTTGCGATGAATATTGTTGGAAAAAAATTAGAAGATATGGGGTATGAATTTCAGGCAATCAATAGTCAATTAAAAAAACATCCTCAATTTGTGCTGTATAAAAAAGGAGAACCTACTATTTTTGTTTTGGTAAAAGCTACAAACAACATCCAAAACCCGGAAACATATGATGTTTTATGGATGGAAACATTTAAAGAGCACGCAAAAAAACAACACGCAAAAGTTTGGTTTGCAGGGGTGGGCATTGCTAATGCAGAAAGTATAGATAGTCCTGTTTTTAAAGATCAACCTTATTATGTAGCTTTTAATGATTTTATTAAGATTTTGGAATGA